The genomic region TGTTTTTATCGTAAAGTGGTAGACAGCAAGGCCGTATTATGCAATACTGGTCTGCCTATTCCGAGGTAGCTCAATTGGCAGAGCACTCGACTGTTAATCGATAGGTTGTGGGTTCAAGTCCCACCCTCGGAGCCACAAAAAACCGCCCAACTGGGCGGTTTTTATGGCTTTGTACCGGGAAGTACTTGAATAACACCTTGAGCTGATGGATTGTTGGCGCTTCCAGGGTGGCATCTACATATGCCTTGCTGCTGAGACTTCACCTCTAAAAATAAACTGCTTGACGCCTTCGTCATGCGTTTCAATCGCATCTACACCGTAGGTCTCTTTGACCATACGTGTTGTGAGAACTTCTTGTGGGTGACCGCGGCAAGCAATCTCACCATTGCTAAGGACAATAACCTCATCACAGTATCGAGAGACCAAATTGAGGTCATGCAAAATGATTACACCAGTTGAGATGACATTTCTTAAAAGGGCGAGAATCTGATGCTGATACTTGATATCGAGGTGATTGGTTGGTTCGTCAAGCAACATACAAGGGCATGCCTGTGCTAGCCCACGAGCAATGAGTACTCTCTGGCGTTCACCGCCTGAGAGGGTGTCGAAATAGCGATGTTTGAACGTATCCATACCAACTTGAGCTAGTACGTTCTCCGCAATCTCCTGATCGTTACGACTGAAACCCTGGATGTCTTTGCGATGCGGTGAGCGACCTAATAAGACAAGATCAAGAACGCGCATACGAGCGATGTTATGTTCAAATTGAGCAACAACGGAAAGCTCTCGTCCAACCTGTGATGTTTTAAGCTGGGCAATCGGTTTCCCAGATAATTTGATCTCTCCTTCTGCGACTGGCTGTGCACCAAACATCGTTCGTAGTAGCGTAGTTTTTCCTGACCCATTTGGTCCGGCAATACCTAGAATCTTTCCTAAAGAAACCTGGAATGACACATCCTTTAGTGCCTGATAGCCTCCAAAATATACCGATACGTGACTTACGGTGAGAGGAAAATCAGCCATCCCGTAGTTACCTTCTGAAGCGTTAATTCTTCTTTATCTGATCTGCGAGTTCGATCATGCCATAAATTGCGCCAGGGGAAGCATATGCTGCTGCCGATTCTATAAAAAATATCTGATTGTTTTTGACCGCTTTCATTTCGCTATATCCAGGAATCTCCTTTAAGCGATCAAGTGTAGACTCTTTAGTTGCACCGCCCATTCCTTCGAGTATTACGATCATATCGGGATCTGACTTAACAAAGGCTTCTGGTGCGATAGGTCCTTGATGGGGGTGATAATTTGGATCGATAGCTGAATGAATCCCGAGGGTATCATTAATTTCACCCATAACACCTTTTTGTCCATAGCTAAACAGCTCTGTATCCTCACCAAAATAATATGCATATGATACAGATCTACCTTGCCCTAGATTTTCTTTCTTTATAGTATCAATTTGATCTTTTAATTCTTGAACTGTTTTATCAGCTTCTGAAGAAGTATTCAGTAGTTGTCCAAGTTCGGTTATTTCTGACAAGATGTTATCAAAAGATTCATTTTCGGGTACGTCTGGATAAAAGTAATGGCACTCAGGATTGTCAACGACAGCAGGTATTTTCTTTTCTGTGACTTGAGTGGGAGTTAGGTTTGTGGGAGAAAAGCCACCTCCATACGCAAGGTCGGGATCTAATCCAACAAGACCTTCTAATGAGAGATCACCAGATAATACTTTAATATTATCAGCACGTGTGCCAATCCAGGCGGCAGGAGGCTCATCGAATTCATTGGCTCGTGCAATGATGTGCTGTTCAGCTCCGGCCGCAACTAGGTATGCCAGTCCGGTAACACCAAGTGAGACTACTTTCTGGGGGGTTGAATTAAGCACTATCTCTTGATTACAGCTTTTAACCGTCTTTGGAGTAGTGACAGACTCGCTGGTAGAAGCTGATGAACCTGTAGATGATTCATTAGTTGAACCACAACCTGATAGTGAACCTATCATAAGAATAAGTGTGGTGATTGCTACTGATTTGATTCTGGACATGATCGTACCTCTCTATTGATATTCGTTTCGGTTTTTAACCAGACTCATCAACATCGGGGTGCCGACAAGCGCGGTGAGAATTCCAATGGGCAGTTCGGCGGGTCGGATAATCATTCGCGTAAATGTGTCAGCGATAACAACGAGTAAGGCCCCTAATAATGCACATATGGGTAGATTTACCCTTGCTACTGAACCTACTAAATATTTAGCTAGATGAGGAATAACTAACCCTATAAACCCAATAGATCCGGTGAGTGAGACTAAAGTTGCAACAGTAAAGGCCACAATTATGATGAGAAAGTTTCGATAGAATGATGGGTTTGTACCCAAAGACCGGGCGGTATCATCTCCTAATTCCAGGAGATCAATCCGGCGACCTAACAAGAGCAGAAGAATAAATGCGAGTAAAACGACGGTGCCAGCTGTCGACACGTCCTTCCAGGAAGCTGATCCAAGTGAGCCCAGGGTCCAGAACATCACTGATTTGGTCCCCGCTGCATTCTTTGCCATCAAGGTAATCAAACTCGTGATAGCTGAAAAGAAGTAGGTTACCGCCATCCCTGCAAATATGATCCTTGTAGGTGTGGTTCTTCCTCCAGAGATAGCCAGTAAACCGACCGCAACAATCGCGGCTAACGCCCCAAGGAATGCACCAACTGTTACACCTAGTGTGGATAACAACTCGCTACTTCCTCCGAGAACAATAACAAGAGCAGCACCTGTGGATGCACCCGAAGAAATACCCAATATGTAGGGATCGCCTAACGGATTACGAAGAAGCGATTGGATGGTTAACCCCGAAATACCTAACCCGGCACCAACGATAGTACCAAGTAAGGCACGAGGCAAACGAATTTCATTAATAATCTCAATATCTACTGTTGATATGGAGAATGGCTTGGTTTCTCCAAAAAAATATATTCTTAGGCCATCTAGAGTGTCTGATATAGAAATATCAGTAGCACCAATCATAATAGCTAGAATTATTGAAAATAATAGTAATATTAAAAGTGCGCTGATGAGTACTATTCTGTGGATAGTGGGTATTATCATAAAATCAACTTTCACCTATGCCTATTAGTTAGTGAATAGTCTATTGATGTAATTCCATAATTGCTATACCTGTAATATATTCTTTCTTCCATCATTGCAATCTTCCGATTAATATAGGATTCTCTACAGGTCGATAATTCCCCCATAGGTGATATACGTAATTATTTTTTGGCTTTACCTAAAAGCACCTCTCTTCCGTCGCAATGGCTGATGCACACAGAAGTGGGAGGGGTCGCCATACGTGATCAATAGAACGCTGTTAAGCGCCGTGCCTGTTTCGCTCCCTTCACAGGAAAGGCATCAGCAGGGCTAACCCCAATCGGAGCTGTGCCCAGTGCTAGGAGGTGGTGGGCTATATCGAGCTCTTTTGCCAGAGCCGTATACCAGATAATAGATTGGAGATTGTTTATCATAATAGTAAGGTTAAGACACCTTAACTATCATTTACCAATTTACGCATTGAGCTTTTAAGGAGGGATCGCTATGTAATGCTGGTTCTGCAATGGCACCGATCCTCTGGGTACATCCTTTCCCTAAAATGCAGTCTTTGGCATCCGTCCTTGCTGGTGATAGTCGGTTGGTGACTGACCACTGCAGAATTGAAGAAGTCTGCGACCGCGGGCATCGACGTCGAAATCGTTGAGGTTGTGAGCACGGTTACAGATCGGATCACACTGACGAATTGGCATCATGGTCAAACAGCGATCTCATAAGACTGGGCCCAGCGTTTTGACATAAGATGCTGAGGGGCGGGGGGCTCTTGGCCTCGTATGCTCCTCGCTGTTACGCATTCAATCAGAAGGTTAGGAATAATGTTTGCCTGGGAGTCAGTGGCTTCGCTTATAGGCAATCTTTGATGGCTTATTCCTCTTTAATGCGGCTGTCGAGCTAGGTTGGCGTGAAACACTGCTACCAGAGGAAGATATTAATTATTTTCTGATGCCTCATACTTAACTGTCAATATTGATACGAGAGAAGTGACGTGTTTGCTAAACAACGAAAAATCATGCAAGCTGCACAGCTTACCTTTTGGCTGTTGCTGCCATCTATTATTGCTGGATTATTAACATACGGAATATTTATTGCTGTGGCGGTACTGAATGCCTATCTCTTTACAGAACTTCTAGGACAACGAAATATTTCTCGTATTGTCGTACTCGTAGTTATTATCGTAGCGTTGCTTTTGATTCGACCAATTGTTGGAGTTATTGGGCAGCTCCTTCAAAACCGTGCCGGTTTAATAGTCAAACACAATTTACGTACGGAGCTTATCAAAGAGTTGTACTCCCAAGGTCCTATGCGTATGGAGTATGGCCGTTCAGGAACTATACAATCAGTAGTCACTGATGGTGTGGAAGCTATTGAGTCTTACTTCATAAAGTATTTTGTTCAGATTATCGTTACAACCGTAGTCGCAGCTACCCTCAGTATAGGTATTGCCCAGATAAGCCTGTCAATCGCATTTGTTCTATTGTTGTGCGGAGTGAGTGTTGTATTGATTCCTCGTTTATGGGACAAAGCGCTTGCTGAGCGTGGATACACTCACTGGGTTGCGTATGAAGAACTAAATGCAGATTTCATTGATGCCATGATGGGTATGGCTACATTAAAGTCATTTGGTGCTGCAGATAGCTATGGGGTCCGACTGAATAAACAATCTCATCAACTGCTTACATCGACACTCGGCCAGCTTCGGCTTTCACTGGGGGAGAGCGGGCTAAGCGGCATGATGAAGGTATTGGGCCCTTCCCTCGGGGTAATCATGGCGATATTCCAAGTTCAGGCAGGAACATTGCCATTATCAGACATGTTTTTAATTACGATGCTCTCTGTAGAAATGTTCAGACCATTCAACCAGTTAACTGCTTGTTGGCATGAGGCTTTCTTTGGTATTTCTGCATTAACTTCAATGAATGCTATTTTTGATAAATCTACTAAAACAAAAATAGAGTCACCTGTAAAAACAATTTCACATAATCAAGTTGATATTCATTTTTCAAATGTGTCGTATCATTATATTGATTCATCATCATTGGCGATAGATAGAGTTACTTTTTCTATCGAAAACGGTCAATCTACTGCCCTTGTGGGACTTTCTGGTTCTGGGAAATCAACAGCCCTTGGATTACTTATGGGATTCGATACTCCAACTCAAGGGACAATCAGGATAAATGATCATACCCCTAATGATATTGAAATATCAGAAACGATAGCACTTGTACCCCAAGATCCAATTATTTTCCCCGGGACAATACGTGAAATACTACTTTCTGCAAATCCAGAAGCAACTGAAGAGATGATGCTTGAAGTTCTGGCTATTGCTCAAGCAGACCATATACACGATGAATCTAATACTCTAACAAGTAAACAAACTATTTTAGATTTGAGTATTACTGAGCATGCAAAAAACTTATCAGGTGGTCAGAAGCAACGTTTGGCGATAGCGCGTGCACTTATCCGTAATACGCCCGTCCTTGTTCTTGATGAATCGACATCTGCAATTGATACACAAACCGAGCAAATGCTATTAGCAGCTTTGCGTGAGGCGAGACCGAATCTGACGCTACTTTTGGTTACACATCGGATCGACACCGCGGCAAAAACAGACCATGTCATTGTCATGGCTAACGGACACGTTTCCTGTGCTGGCAATCCCGTCGAACTGGCAAAAGATCCTCACTCAGCCTGGTCAGAACTTGCACACGCCCACGAAGCAACGGAGTAGAACGATGAATGAAACGCTGAGAGCCATCATGCGGCTAGTACGCCAGCTTCGCGAGTGCACACCCTTATTTATTGCATCAACCGTGGTTACTGCATTAGCTCAGCTCACTTTCATGGGTGTGACGATGACCTCTGTTTGGATAACTACTCGGTTTATCGTCGATAACGACGCCATACTCACCGGCTTGATAAGCCTGCTTATCGTGTTAGTTGCCAGCCATGCCCTCACCACACTATTAGAAGTGTGGTGGTCTCATGAAGTCGCCTATCGCATTTTGCACACGTTTAGAGTTCATCTCTATGCGGCAATCAAACGTATCGCACCGCTTGGATTGCACGGCAAGCGAACGGCAGATGTTGCCTCGGCCGCGATGAGTGATGCCGAACAATTGGAATGGTTCTACGCCCACACCGCATCGACAGCTATTTGTGCAGTTATCAATCCGGTCATCGTGATCACTGTGCTATGCAGCATTGTTGGACCAGCCGGACTTGTGATGTTGTTTCCTGTAATCACGATGATTGGACTCCCGTTATTGCTCATGCCGCTTCAACAACGGCAAGGGGCTCACCTGCGTGATGCACTTGTGCAGTTGCGCGTGGCAGTACTCGATGCCATCCAAGGTCAGCGTGAGTTGCGTTCCTTAGGCATGGTTGCGCAACAACAACATGAGATTGAGCGCCTCACGGTCCATGTCCAAAGAATCAATAATCGCCAAACTATCCGCAAAACCATAGAAATGGCCTATGCCGAACTCGCAACTGCAACTGGCACAACGATACTGCTTGTGGTGCTTACCGGATGGGTGCTTGATGGTCAGTTTGAGAGCACACTGCTGCCGTTGGCCATCGTCATGGCCGGTATGAGCACGACACCCGCGGTCGGGCTGGTTGCCATGCTAGGCAGACTCGGTGAAATCGGTGCCTGTGCGAAACGCATCACCACCATTCTTGATGCTGAGGACCCCATCCCGAGTCAACCCGATACCGGGCTATCCAAAGTTGAGGGGCATCCCCAAACTCTGGTAGCCGATAATCTCAGTTTCTCCTATGACGTTCAACCGGTATTAAACCAGGTCAGTCTCGTGGCAAGCCCAACCCGATCCATCGCGATTGTGGGTCAGTCTGGGGCGGGGAAAACCACCTTTGCCAATCTTGCGATGCGTTTTCTTGACCCAGATGCCGGTCAGATTTGTTTTGATGGATTAAACCTTCGTGGATATGACCCTGACGCCTACCGGCAACAGCTTGCACTCGTCCCACAAGATTGTCACATTTTTGCAGGAACGGTTCGCCAGAACCTTTCGCTGGCAAAACCCGAGGCAAGTGATGATGCCATCTGGGCTGCGCTCAGGGCGGCCAATATTGATCACCTTGTTACAACCCTTGGCGGGTTAGACAGTCGTGTTGGTGACCGAGGAACCACCCTGTCAGGCGGGGAACGTCAACGCATTGGTATCGCCCGTGCCTTTTTACGTAACCCAACCATGCTCATTCTCGATGAGCCGTTGGCCAATATTGACCCATTCTTAGAAAGGGCTATCGCATCAAACGTACGAAACCTGAGAGATAATCGAACCACGATCGTTATTGCCCATCGATTGGCTTCGATCAGCATTGCTGATCATATTGTGTTGTTACACAACGGCAGTATTGAAGCCCAAGGAACCCACCAAGATTTACTCGCTAACGAACGCTACGTTGAACTCCTCGGTGACCAGATTGAGCGTTAATGTCACACCCATAGCGAAGCAACCGGTGTAGGCCTACGGGGCTACCAGACCTCAGGACACCAGGGTGCGACTGGGGAACTGAAGGCTTGGTGCAGGGCAAGGGTGAGTGCCGGGGTGTGTATGGTAATCAGCTGCGCGCCTATGAGGGTATGCACGCTGTACCCACCCAGCCAGAGGGCTGCTAGACCACGAATATCCATCGTGCAGTCAACTGCGGCGCTATCTGCAATGCGCTCGGCACGTCCTCCTGAAGCCCCCAAGGTGAATCGCCAAACCCCGTTATTGCGTTCTAGGTGGTCATCAACGATACGAACTACACACGATAGGTCTGCAAAATAGTGGCGTGCCGCAATGGCTTTTGGCACATCCAAGATGCGGACGTACAGTGACTCGGTTGTTTTGGTTTCGGCATGGCGAGGTTGTACTAAACAAAAGTTCAGTGCGTCATCAGCCGGTCGCCACCAGGCGGTTACCTTGCCAACGAGGTCAACTTGGCATAGCCAGGCTAAGAGGGCGGCTTCGTCAACAGGATTGATTGCGACGGCTTCGTGGACGATCATTTCGTGGTTGGGGCCGAGATGATCGAAAGAAGATTTTAGATTGAAAATGGCATACGCCACGGGCTCATCGTCTCGATAGGCCACCACGGTTTGGAGTTCTCCACCTCCAAACCGGCGCCACTCAGCATCACCAATAAAGCGGTGTTTCCACCAGCGGGTATCACGACTCGTTAGCCCAGGACGGAATTGTCGCGCCTGGTCATACACCCTTGGAAGATCAATTTCTGCAATTGCAGGTGGTACTCGGCGTACATCATCAAGGGTGGGCGCATTCGGTCGTAACGGTACGGTGTCACCCACATCGATACTCATTAACGAGCTGGCCATACCGGCTTCAAACCCAAGACGTTCATAAAACCCAGGGCGGGATGCCCACAAGGCGGCCACTGGTTCATCTGCTTGGTGCATAGCACGAAGCATCAATGCTTTACCCAACCCCTTACGCCGGTGCGTTGTGTCAACAAACACGAGAGTGATTGCACACAATGGTGCGGTCGCACCTGGAACCGCAATATCCAATGGATATATACCGACATGTCCAACGATCCGGTCCGCAGCAAACGCCCCGACGCACCGGCTGGGATCTAAGGGGTCAATTTCAGCCGCCTGTGAATCGGGGGTTGTTTCTTCCCCAAATAAACGCTGGAAGGCACGAACCATATCTGGCAGTTCGTCTGGGGTTAGCGGTCGGATAGTAAGGTCAGTCATTGGACCGATCCTAGTCCTTGGCACGGTGCCAACCTATGCTGGACGTATGTTTGTAGATAACGTCCTCATCCACGTTAAAGGTGGAAAGGGCGGTGACGGTGTTACCAGCTTCCGTCGACAACCGTATGAGCCAAAGGGTCCGCCCGAAGGTGGCGACGGGGGTCGTGGTGGCAACGTGATTGCCAAAGCCGATGCCCGATTAAATACCCTGGTTGATTTCCATTACCGCCCTCACCGTCGGGCCGGTAACGGGAAAAACGGCAGCGGTGATTTACGCAAGGGCGCCGACGGTGCTGATGAAGTTATGGCTGTACCTATTGGCACACAGATTATTGATGTTGAAACCGGTGACCTGCTTGCTGACTTGGTGGTTGATGGCCAAGAAATTATTGTGGCCCAAGGGGGTCGTGGTGGCCGAGGCAACGCTCAATTCCGTACCCGTACACGCCGGAGCCCAGCCTTTCACGAATACGGTGTTCCTGGTGATGAGTTTCAGGTTCGTCTTGAACTCAAACTGGTTGCCGATGTCGCCCTCATTGGCTTTCCGAACGCCGGTAAGTCCAGCTTGATTCGTAAACTCAGTGCCGCCACCCCCAAGGTGGCTGATTATCCGTTTACCACCCTCACGCCCAATCTTGGTGTGGCGGACCGATATGACGTTGATTTTGTGGTGGCTGATGTCCCTGGGCTTATCGAAGGGGCTGCAGATGGAAAAGGGCTTGGCCATGAGTTTTTACGCCATGTCGAACGTGCCAAAGTCATTGTGCACGTACTCGACTGTGCCTCAGGGTATGCCGCAACCGATGAGGTTGGGGTCTATCGCTATGAACAACGTATCCCGACCGAGGATTTAGACGCGATTATTTCAGAACTGACCACCTATGAGCCTGCGCTACTTGAACGACCAGCCATTATCTGGCTGAACAAAGCTGACGCTGATCCCGATATGGCAGAGTTGGTTGCTGATGAACTTGTTGCCCAGGGCTGGGAAGTGCTTACAGGTAGTGCAGTGACCGGTGAAGGGGTTGATGCCCTGAAAAGCCGGTTAGCCACACTGGTTCAAGCGGTTCGTGCCAAAGAAGTTGCTGATCGGGCAGAGAATCTGACTGAAGCGGTACACGAAGGCCCCCGCCCAGTTGTTCGCCCTACGCGCATTATCCAACCAGATCCTATTGAGATACAAAAAGTTGGTCTTGGTGGCGGCCAAGTCGGTTGGATGGTGCATCACAAACGGTTTGAGCGTTGGATTAACCAGTTAGACATTACGAATGAAGATGCGGTTGCCTATCTCCAAGGCCGCTTGAAACGAGCCGGGTTAGAAGACGCACTCATAAAAGCTGGTGCAACCCCAGGTGATGAAGTGCAAATCGCTGACCGTGTCTTTTTCTTCCATCCCGACCATTGGGTTGGTGATAGTGAGGACATCGACGATGGGTGGGACGATGCCGAAGAATTTGGGGTTGAATACGTTGAATACGACGTATCAGACCTCCCATTCTCCCCGGTTCATGAGGTCACCGAAGATGGGAAACTGTCCTTTTACAATGACTGGTTCGCCCAACCTGGCAGCCCCACCTTCCAACACGATCATCCAGATACTGATAGACCAGTCGCCTAAAGGATAGGCATGCACGCTCCAAGACTTACGAAAGAGCAAGCACACCCTGCGGTTGTCAAAGTTGGCTCCTCATCACTCACCCTTGATGATGGCAATTTAAACCAAGATGCCATTCGAGAAACCGCCAAACAGGTTGCCCAGATTAAAGAATCTTTAGGGCGACCTGTGGTGTTAGTAACCTCCGGTGCGGTGGCCGCAGGATTTCATTCCTTGGGCTTTGCCGAACGGCCAAGTGATACGGGATGGTTACAAGCATCGGCCAGCGTAGGCCAGGGCTATTTGATGCACGCTTGGGAGAGTGTCTTTACTGAGTACGGACAAGTCGTTGGCCAGGTGTTGTTATCGGCTGATGACCTCTTAGATCGTCGCCGCTACCTCAATGCCCGGACCACGCTTACCGCATTATTGAGCTGTGATGCGATTCCGATTGTGAATGAAAACGATGCAGTTGTGACCGATGAGTTACGACTTGGTGACAATGACCGTCTTGCCGCACTCACGGCCTCAATGCTTGATGCATCCATGCTGGTACTCCTTACTGATGTGGACGGGGTTCACAATGGCCCCCCATCAGAAGGGCACCCGCTTATTCCCGTGATTGATGATTTAACTGCCTTAGATGAGCGTCACTTTGGTCGTTCAGGCTCGCGGGTTGGGAGTGGTGGTATGGCCAGCAAGTTAGAAGCTGCGCGTATTGGTGCAGCGAGTGGGCTGCCTACCGTCATTGCGAACGCCAAACGACCGAATGTCATTGTGGATGCGCTGGCGGGTAAACCGGTGGGGACAGTCATCCCCCCATTTCGTCATCGAACCGACTCGTCTCGGCTTTGGCGAGCCTTTGCCCACCCTGCAAAAGGTCAGATCGTCATTGATGATGGTGCTGTTGACGCACTCGTCAACCATGGGGCGAGCCTGCTTGCCGTTGGGATTAAATCAATCACCGGTGCATTCCCAGACGGTAGTTGTGTCCAGGTACTTGATACGCTGGGGAAACCGGTAGCTCGAGGTCGAGCCCGTTGTGGTGCCGTTTGCATAGATGACATGCTGACGAGTAGGAGTCCCCAAGGGGTCATCATTCACCGTGATGATTTGGTCGTTCTTCGTCAAGCCACTTGAACAAAGCAGGCGAGATCATTACATTGCCATGTAATCACTGATAAGGAGATAGGTATGAGATTGATACGGTTACTTGCGCATGGTGCACTAGCCAGCATTTTTATTTCGGCTGGGCTGAATGCATTTAAAAACCCAAAGCCATTGGCAGTAGTCGCTCAAGACACGATTGATGGTATGGGCAAGCGGGTTGAACAATTTACTGGCAGTTCAGCTCTTTCAGACGCTGATCCGAGCACCGTTGTTCGTGCGAATGGAGCGGCACAGGTCTTAGGTGGAATCAGCCTGTTCACTGGTATCTTCCGCAAACCTGCAGCACTTGGCTTAATTGCCAGCCTCATTCCCGTCACGGTGGCTGGACATCCGTTCTGGAAGATGAGTGGTGGTGACCGTGGCGCCCAACAAGTGCATTTCTTGAAGAATCTTGGGCTCATGGGCGGTCTGTTACTAGTAGCGACTGAACCTCGTCGTAAACCATTCATCTCGATTGGCTCTGGCACCCAACAGAGCATCAGTGACGCTGTTGGTGGTGTCGTAGACGCAAGTCTTCCCCGTGTCATGCGGCATTTGAATCCGTAAGGGCTGCTACCCTTCGGCCCATGTGGCTGAATGATGCACCTGCACTGGCCGCCAGCCGATCGGGTTGGCGGCCTTGCCTTGTACTCAGTTTGCTTGGCTGGACCGAGTGCTTGGTCCTCACGGTGTTGGGGCTTCGTCCTGATGCGGTACTCAGCACAATTGCCGGACCTATCAGTGCGCTAAGTCATGATGTCACCCTTGCATTCGCCCTGCCCATTCCCATACCTGTACTCGCCGGGCTGATGGGTGCAGCTATGGCGATTCGGCTCACCGTCTATAGCCAATTAACGGGGTGGGCGTGGATAACCTGGCTTCGGATCTGGCTTATTGGGCTGATTGTTGTTCTCCCTATCGGCGTTGCGCTCGTCGCCTTTGGCCTATCCGGTGTGCCCTACCTCTGGGCTGCTGCGGCTGTATTTGCCTGTGCATTAACCCCAGCGCTGGCAAGTGTGTTTGGGTTGCGATCCTGGCAATGGGCATTCGTAGCGCCAGGGGTTGCAACGATGATGGGTGCCTTTGCGGGGTTGACATCACCATCTCATGCACCCGTGATCATCGCCTTGGGTGTCCCCCTTGTTGCTATCGCGAGTGTACATAGTTTTGATCCCAACCCTGGGCCGATCCGTCCCTGGCGGGCTATGGCAACGGTCGGGGGAGTACTGGGCACGGTAATGTTTGGAACCGGTGTCTTATATGTGCTCTTGCAGCCCTCACCAGTTGCCCCACCTGTCATACAACGTCAACTAGAGCGCGCCTATGCAAGTAGTGACCCTCATCGTGTCATTCTGGTCGATGGATTTAATACCTCTCGGGCTACCTTGCCCTGGCTTGGAACGCCGCATCCCGTCACCTGGTATTCCTATGCGGGGCTTGACCACCTCGGCAATCCGTTACCGTATCGTGCTCGTGATACGTTGAGCGGTGTATTAGCTAACGTCGACAGCCTTGCTACCCAGATCATGCTTGAGCACCGGCGTGGGCCAGTCACCCTTGTTGGGATTAGCCAGGGAACATGGATTATTGAAGCAACGATCCACCGCCACCCTGAACTTCGTCCGGCCATTCGCCAGATCGTGCTTATTGATACGCCCTTGAGTACGAACTGGATTGATATTTACGCACCAAATACGCATGCGGGTTTAGAACTGATCGCTGCCCTTGTCCGTGCGGTTACCCCCGTGCGGATTGATACCCAAGGGCCGTTAGCCAGAGAGTTAACGAATGGCCAGTTACCCAGCCTTAGTACGTCAACGGGTATCCCGACTGTGTGGCTGCGTAGCGTCACCGATGCGGCCACGATGACACCCGTGCTATCGTCAGACACGACGGTGGTGACCTATTGGGGTGCTCATGCCCTCACGATCGGACTACCAAGTGGCCGGGATGCGGTGAGGCGGGTGATTGATGGAGATATGCAAAACCAGCCTGGGAGCGCGTTCGCCGCTTTGGTCATACGTGCGATTGCAGGAGCGTGGCAGCTGCCGTCTGCCTATAAATAGGGTGATGACCAGGGAAATAAAAGCCTGAACTTTAGTACAGGGAAGGCAAAACTTGCCGACAATTGGGTAGTAATCAAAAAATATTGAGAAAAACCCTTGACTGAACTAGGGATTTAAGGCAAACTCAACGATTCCCAGCAATCAAATGGACAGCACCGGCGCGGCCA from Stomatohabitans albus harbors:
- a CDS encoding ABC transporter ATP-binding protein, which translates into the protein MNETLRAIMRLVRQLRECTPLFIASTVVTALAQLTFMGVTMTSVWITTRFIVDNDAILTGLISLLIVLVASHALTTLLEVWWSHEVAYRILHTFRVHLYAAIKRIAPLGLHGKRTADVASAAMSDAEQLEWFYAHTASTAICAVINPVIVITVLCSIVGPAGLVMLFPVITMIGLPLLLMPLQQRQGAHLRDALVQLRVAVLDAIQGQRELRSLGMVAQQQHEIERLTVHVQRINNRQTIRKTIEMAYAELATATGTTILLVVLTGWVLDGQFESTLLPLAIVMAGMSTTPAVGLVAMLGRLGEIGACAKRITTILDAEDPIPSQPDTGLSKVEGHPQTLVADNLSFSYDVQPVLNQVSLVASPTRSIAIVGQSGAGKTTFANLAMRFLDPDAGQICFDGLNLRGYDPDAYRQQLALVPQDCHIFAGTVRQNLSLAKPEASDDAIWAALRAANIDHLVTTLGGLDSRVGDRGTTLSGGERQRIGIARAFLRNPTMLILDEPLANIDPFLERAIASNVRNLRDNRTTIVIAHRLASISIADHIVLLHNGSIEAQGTHQDLLANERYVELLGDQIER
- the obgE gene encoding GTPase ObgE, whose product is MFVDNVLIHVKGGKGGDGVTSFRRQPYEPKGPPEGGDGGRGGNVIAKADARLNTLVDFHYRPHRRAGNGKNGSGDLRKGADGADEVMAVPIGTQIIDVETGDLLADLVVDGQEIIVAQGGRGGRGNAQFRTRTRRSPAFHEYGVPGDEFQVRLELKLVADVALIGFPNAGKSSLIRKLSAATPKVADYPFTTLTPNLGVADRYDVDFVVADVPGLIEGAADGKGLGHEFLRHVERAKVIVHVLDCASGYAATDEVGVYRYEQRIPTEDLDAIISELTTYEPALLERPAIIWLNKADADPDMAELVADELVAQGWEVLTGSAVTGEGVDALKSRLATLVQAVRAKEVADRAENLTEAVHEGPRPVVRPTRIIQPDPIEIQKVGLGGGQVGWMVHHKRFERWINQLDITNEDAVAYLQGRLKRAGLEDALIKAGATPGDEVQIADRVFFFHPDHWVGDSEDIDDGWDDAEEFGVEYVEYDVSDLPFSPVHEVTEDGKLSFYNDWFAQPGSPTFQHDHPDTDRPVA
- a CDS encoding DoxX family protein encodes the protein MRLIRLLAHGALASIFISAGLNAFKNPKPLAVVAQDTIDGMGKRVEQFTGSSALSDADPSTVVRANGAAQVLGGISLFTGIFRKPAALGLIASLIPVTVAGHPFWKMSGGDRGAQQVHFLKNLGLMGGLLLVATEPRRKPFISIGSGTQQSISDAVGGVVDASLPRVMRHLNP
- the proB gene encoding glutamate 5-kinase, with amino-acid sequence MHAPRLTKEQAHPAVVKVGSSSLTLDDGNLNQDAIRETAKQVAQIKESLGRPVVLVTSGAVAAGFHSLGFAERPSDTGWLQASASVGQGYLMHAWESVFTEYGQVVGQVLLSADDLLDRRRYLNARTTLTALLSCDAIPIVNENDAVVTDELRLGDNDRLAALTASMLDASMLVLLTDVDGVHNGPPSEGHPLIPVIDDLTALDERHFGRSGSRVGSGGMASKLEAARIGAASGLPTVIANAKRPNVIVDALAGKPVGTVIPPFRHRTDSSRLWRAFAHPAKGQIVIDDGAVDALVNHGASLLAVGIKSITGAFPDGSCVQVLDTLGKPVARGRARCGAVCIDDMLTSRSPQGVIIHRDDLVVLRQAT
- a CDS encoding GNAT family N-acetyltransferase, whose translation is MTDLTIRPLTPDELPDMVRAFQRLFGEETTPDSQAAEIDPLDPSRCVGAFAADRIVGHVGIYPLDIAVPGATAPLCAITLVFVDTTHRRKGLGKALMLRAMHQADEPVAALWASRPGFYERLGFEAGMASSLMSIDVGDTVPLRPNAPTLDDVRRVPPAIAEIDLPRVYDQARQFRPGLTSRDTRWWKHRFIGDAEWRRFGGGELQTVVAYRDDEPVAYAIFNLKSSFDHLGPNHEMIVHEAVAINPVDEAALLAWLCQVDLVGKVTAWWRPADDALNFCLVQPRHAETKTTESLYVRILDVPKAIAARHYFADLSCVVRIVDDHLERNNGVWRFTLGASGGRAERIADSAAVDCTMDIRGLAALWLGGYSVHTLIGAQLITIHTPALTLALHQAFSSPVAPWCPEVW